One part of the Janthinobacterium sp. 17J80-10 genome encodes these proteins:
- the fliL gene encoding flagellar basal body-associated protein FliL → MATAPKAVQKAPAKGGAEAAEHPAVAPKKSGKKLILILMILLLAGGGGAAAWYFLGQPAAAPGTHAKKTIDPGKPPVFLVMDPFTVNLQPDGQGEQYLQVAFSLQVGDSKDVEAIKLYLPQVRSRLLLLLSGKKASEISTVEGKKKLADEILAQVRQPLIQDGAPQNAANVFFTSFVIQ, encoded by the coding sequence ATGGCAACAGCACCCAAGGCAGTTCAGAAAGCACCCGCGAAAGGCGGCGCGGAAGCGGCGGAGCATCCCGCAGTTGCGCCCAAAAAGTCTGGCAAAAAGCTCATCCTGATTCTCATGATCTTGCTGCTGGCCGGTGGCGGCGGCGCCGCTGCCTGGTACTTCCTCGGTCAGCCCGCTGCCGCCCCAGGCACGCATGCCAAAAAAACGATTGATCCGGGCAAGCCACCAGTGTTCCTGGTGATGGATCCCTTTACCGTCAACCTGCAGCCGGATGGCCAGGGCGAGCAATACCTGCAAGTTGCCTTTTCGCTGCAGGTGGGTGACTCGAAAGACGTCGAGGCGATCAAGTTGTATTTGCCGCAGGTACGCAGTCGCCTGCTGCTGCTCTTGTCGGGCAAGAAGGCTTCGGAAATTTCCACTGTCGAGGGCAAGAAAAAGCTTGCCGATGAAATCCTGGCTCAGGTACGGCAGCCGTTGATCCAGGACGGTGCACCGCAAAATGCCGCCAATGTCTTCTTTACCTCCTTTGTGATCCAGTAA
- a CDS encoding flagellar hook-length control protein FliK, translating to MQTPAILNVSSPAGNQAVSTKPAAGASNGGFNQMLSQQIADRREADKSAQPRGAGQTGKNESKQADTKQTNAKQPESSQAANNAGSSAGTKSRETEEQTDETAAIPPTATELMTQVAANLLLPQATAEASATAGDAIAAVNGAALAREQGLLASAAPGKELPGSTAGDQGDFLAALRQAAEPQDTPLQAAIADAAGSGNEQMTEALPELSAATSLQDASTLATTGAATQPAALSASQAAGAEATDRLAPRFGSPAWDQALGQKVVWMVAGAQQSASLTLNPPDLGPLQVVLNVSNGQADASFFSAQPEVRQALEAALPRLRDMMSEAGVALGQTSISAGMPDRHDQPGSHAAHRSVPGAGAGNGDAEAVSAPAPRVGRVIGGQGLVDTFA from the coding sequence ATGCAAACTCCAGCAATTCTGAATGTTTCCAGCCCGGCAGGCAACCAGGCCGTCTCCACCAAGCCTGCTGCAGGCGCCTCCAATGGTGGCTTCAACCAGATGCTGTCGCAGCAGATTGCCGATCGGCGCGAGGCCGACAAATCCGCGCAGCCCCGTGGAGCTGGGCAAACTGGCAAAAACGAAAGCAAGCAGGCAGATACGAAGCAAACGAATGCCAAGCAGCCTGAATCGTCTCAAGCCGCCAATAACGCCGGTAGCAGCGCCGGTACCAAATCGCGCGAAACCGAGGAACAAACGGACGAAACCGCCGCCATTCCGCCAACGGCAACTGAATTGATGACACAGGTGGCGGCGAATCTGCTGCTGCCACAGGCCACGGCAGAGGCAAGTGCAACCGCTGGCGATGCAATTGCTGCCGTCAATGGTGCGGCACTGGCGCGCGAACAAGGCTTGCTGGCCAGCGCTGCCCCAGGCAAGGAGTTGCCAGGTTCCACTGCAGGCGATCAGGGCGATTTCCTGGCTGCGCTGCGTCAGGCCGCCGAGCCGCAGGACACGCCGCTGCAAGCTGCCATTGCAGATGCGGCAGGCAGCGGCAACGAGCAAATGACCGAGGCATTGCCAGAATTATCGGCGGCAACCAGCCTGCAGGATGCGTCGACCCTGGCCACGACTGGCGCCGCAACGCAGCCTGCCGCCCTGAGCGCGTCACAAGCGGCCGGCGCCGAAGCCACGGATCGCCTGGCACCGCGTTTCGGCAGCCCGGCGTGGGATCAGGCACTGGGGCAAAAAGTCGTCTGGATGGTCGCCGGTGCGCAGCAATCGGCTTCGCTGACGCTCAATCCGCCAGACCTTGGCCCGCTGCAGGTCGTACTGAACGTCAGCAACGGCCAGGCAGACGCCAGCTTTTTCTCAGCGCAACCCGAAGTCCGGCAAGCACTGGAAGCAGCGCTTCCCCGCTTGCGCGACATGATGAGCGAGGCTGGAGTGGCACTGGGCCAGACTTCGATCAGCGCAGGCATGCCCGACCGGCATGACCAGCCGGGCAGCCATGCCGCGCATAGGTCCGTACCCGGTGCCGGCGCTGGCAATGGTGACGCAGAGGCCGTATCGGCGCCGGCGCCCCGTGTCGGCAGGGTCATTGGCGGCCAGGGCCTGGTCGATACCTTCGCCTGA
- the fliJ gene encoding flagellar export protein FliJ, with protein sequence MANPSALLTLIELAVKDSDEAAKRLGEALRAAEDTEKKLTMLLGYRDEYAARFQNNQANGISAMEYRNFQLFIDKLDTAITGQETIVQNARHRVDSERKSWQECERKRMSYDTLASRAETARLHKENKRDQKQMDEYAARSANFKR encoded by the coding sequence ATGGCCAATCCATCCGCCCTGTTGACCCTGATTGAGCTCGCCGTAAAGGACAGCGACGAGGCTGCCAAGCGGCTGGGCGAAGCGCTGCGCGCTGCGGAAGATACCGAAAAGAAGCTGACGATGCTGCTCGGCTACCGCGATGAATATGCCGCCCGCTTCCAGAATAACCAGGCGAATGGCATCAGTGCGATGGAATACCGCAATTTCCAGCTTTTCATCGACAAGCTCGATACCGCCATCACCGGTCAGGAAACAATCGTGCAAAACGCCAGGCACCGTGTCGACAGCGAACGCAAGTCATGGCAGGAATGCGAGCGCAAGCGGATGTCGTACGATACGCTGGCAAGCCGGGCGGAGACCGCACGGCTGCACAAGGAAAACAAGCGCGACCAGAAGCAGATGGACGAGTACGCGGCACGTAGCGCAAATTTCAAGCGCTAG
- the fliI gene encoding flagellar protein export ATPase FliI, whose protein sequence is MSDLSTRTGRWQAFLRDCGELAAIAEPMQVSGRVTRVAGLVMEAVGLKLAVGSACTIPLPNGSKIEAEVVGFNDDKLFLMPQSDVEGVIPGSRVFPVEAVQSLPRAGAVNHPRRRPSDRGRHLPVGDELLGRVLDGAGRPLDNLGPLHHRHSAPLNVRAANPLGREPISHILDVGVRAINSMLTVGRGQRMGLFAGSGVGKSVLLGMMARYTTADVIVVGLIGERGREVKEFIEQILGPEGLARSVVVAAPADTPPLMRLQGAAYTTAIAEHFRDEGKHVLLIMDSLTRYAMAQREIALAIGEPPATKGYPPSVFAKLPALVERAGNGKPGGGSITAFYTVLTEGDDQQDPIADSARAILDGHIVLNRTLAEAGHYPAIDIEQSISRAMHNITDAKHQKLSRQLKQLTSRYQRNRDLISVGAYAHGSDPVLDQAIALFPKIEKFLQQDITERAGINESLQQLATLFP, encoded by the coding sequence ATGAGCGACCTGTCCACGCGCACCGGCCGCTGGCAAGCATTCCTGCGTGATTGCGGCGAACTGGCCGCAATCGCCGAGCCGATGCAGGTTTCCGGCCGCGTCACCCGGGTCGCGGGGCTGGTCATGGAAGCCGTCGGCCTCAAACTTGCCGTAGGCAGCGCCTGCACCATCCCGCTGCCGAATGGCTCGAAAATCGAGGCGGAAGTCGTTGGCTTCAACGATGACAAGCTGTTCCTGATGCCGCAAAGCGATGTCGAGGGGGTGATCCCCGGTAGCCGGGTATTTCCTGTGGAAGCAGTGCAATCGCTGCCGCGCGCTGGCGCAGTCAACCATCCGCGCCGACGGCCAAGCGACCGTGGACGCCATCTGCCGGTCGGCGATGAATTGCTGGGGCGCGTCCTGGACGGCGCCGGGCGCCCGCTCGACAATCTCGGCCCCCTGCACCATCGGCACTCGGCCCCTCTGAATGTGCGCGCTGCCAACCCGCTCGGGCGCGAGCCAATTTCCCATATTCTCGATGTCGGCGTGCGCGCCATTAACAGCATGCTGACGGTCGGCCGCGGCCAGCGCATGGGCCTGTTTGCCGGCTCGGGCGTGGGTAAATCGGTATTGCTTGGGATGATGGCGCGCTACACCACCGCGGACGTCATCGTGGTCGGCCTGATCGGCGAGCGCGGCCGCGAAGTCAAGGAATTCATCGAGCAGATCCTCGGGCCGGAAGGCCTGGCGCGCTCCGTTGTAGTGGCAGCGCCGGCCGACACCCCGCCGCTGATGCGCCTGCAGGGCGCCGCCTACACTACGGCGATTGCCGAACATTTCCGGGACGAAGGCAAGCATGTCTTGCTGATCATGGATTCGCTCACCCGCTATGCCATGGCGCAGCGTGAAATCGCCCTGGCCATCGGCGAGCCGCCGGCGACCAAGGGCTATCCGCCCTCCGTCTTTGCCAAGCTGCCGGCGCTGGTAGAACGCGCCGGCAACGGCAAGCCCGGCGGCGGCTCGATCACGGCCTTCTATACCGTACTGACCGAAGGCGACGACCAGCAGGATCCGATCGCCGACTCGGCCCGGGCGATCCTTGACGGCCATATCGTCCTCAACCGCACGCTGGCCGAAGCCGGCCATTATCCGGCGATCGACATCGAGCAATCGATCAGCCGCGCCATGCACAACATCACCGACGCCAAACACCAGAAACTGTCCCGGCAGCTCAAGCAGCTGACTTCGCGCTACCAGCGCAACCGCGATCTGATCAGTGTCGGCGCCTATGCCCATGGCAGCGACCCGGTGCTGGACCAGGCGATTGCGCTCTTCCCGAAAATAGAGAAATTTTTACAACAAGACATCACCGAGCGGGCGGGCATAAACGAGAGCTTGCAGCAACTTGCCACGCTATTCCCCTGA
- a CDS encoding flagellar assembly protein FliH, protein MSNAILPKEQQSAFERWEMRSFGDTRPEAQPVPVAPPPPKIGVEEIAAIREEARARGHAEGFAEGRAEGLAQGRAAAAAEMKHLRQVAEQLGEEATRADQAIANDVLELALDLAKAMLKTALTVRPELVAPIVSEAIRYLPSLQQPALLMLNPQDAAVIKAQMHDELEKAGWRIVEDGHIQRGGCRIDTATNQIDAGIDTRWQRLAEALGKQSEWLV, encoded by the coding sequence ATGTCTAATGCCATCCTGCCCAAGGAACAGCAATCCGCCTTCGAACGCTGGGAAATGCGCTCATTCGGCGATACCCGGCCCGAAGCGCAGCCGGTCCCGGTTGCCCCGCCGCCGCCGAAGATCGGCGTCGAGGAAATTGCCGCCATCCGCGAGGAGGCGCGCGCCCGCGGCCACGCCGAGGGTTTTGCGGAAGGCCGCGCAGAAGGCCTGGCGCAGGGCCGCGCCGCCGCTGCCGCAGAAATGAAGCACTTGCGGCAGGTTGCCGAGCAACTGGGCGAGGAAGCCACGCGCGCAGACCAGGCAATTGCCAACGATGTGCTGGAACTGGCGCTGGACCTGGCCAAAGCCATGCTGAAAACCGCGCTGACAGTGCGTCCCGAACTGGTGGCGCCCATCGTCAGCGAGGCGATCCGCTACTTGCCGAGCCTGCAGCAGCCTGCCCTGCTGATGCTTAACCCGCAGGATGCTGCTGTCATCAAGGCGCAGATGCACGACGAACTGGAAAAGGCCGGCTGGCGCATCGTCGAGGATGGCCACATCCAGCGCGGCGGCTGCCGCATCGACACTGCCACGAACCAGATCGATGCCGGCATCGATACCCGCTGGCAGCGACTGGCTGAAGCGCTCGGCAAGCAGTCGGAGTGGCTTGTGTAA
- the fliG gene encoding flagellar motor switch protein FliG yields MSDAGIEKGAILMLALGEDEAAEVMKYLGPREVQKLGAAMSGMKGVANARLEEVLENFRTETEQASALGVDSDEYIRQVLTKALGDDKAASLLNRILGTRDSSGIESLKWMDAQSVAELIRNEHPQIIATILVHLERYHACEVLDHFTERLRNDVVLRIATLDGVQPSALRELNEVLTKLLSGNESIKKKPMGGVRAAAEILNFLSSDTEQSVLSNLKNYDADMAQKIMDEMFVFDNILDIEDRGIQILLREVQSESLIVALKGASQDLREKFFKNMSQRAAEMMREDLESKGPVRLSEVEAQQKEILQIVRRLADEGQIILGAKGEDAYV; encoded by the coding sequence ATGAGTGATGCAGGCATAGAAAAAGGCGCGATCCTGATGCTGGCACTGGGCGAGGATGAAGCCGCCGAAGTGATGAAGTATCTGGGCCCGCGCGAGGTGCAGAAGCTGGGCGCCGCCATGTCCGGTATGAAAGGCGTCGCCAATGCCAGGCTGGAAGAAGTTCTGGAAAACTTCCGCACCGAGACCGAACAGGCGTCGGCGCTCGGCGTGGATTCGGATGAATACATCCGCCAGGTGCTGACCAAGGCGCTGGGCGACGACAAGGCGGCCTCACTGCTCAACCGCATTCTCGGCACGCGCGACTCCTCCGGCATCGAAAGCCTGAAGTGGATGGATGCGCAATCGGTGGCCGAACTGATCCGCAACGAACATCCGCAGATTATTGCCACCATCCTGGTGCACCTTGAGCGCTACCACGCCTGCGAAGTGCTGGACCATTTCACGGAACGGCTGCGCAACGACGTGGTGCTGCGCATTGCCACGCTGGACGGCGTGCAGCCGAGCGCCTTGCGCGAATTGAACGAAGTGCTGACCAAGCTCCTGTCCGGCAACGAGAGCATCAAGAAAAAACCGATGGGCGGCGTGCGCGCGGCGGCCGAGATTCTCAACTTCCTCTCCAGCGACACCGAGCAATCCGTCCTCTCCAACCTGAAGAATTACGATGCCGACATGGCGCAAAAGATCATGGATGAGATGTTCGTATTCGATAACATCCTCGATATTGAAGACCGCGGCATCCAGATCCTGCTGCGCGAAGTCCAGTCGGAATCGCTGATCGTTGCACTGAAGGGCGCAAGCCAGGATTTGCGCGAGAAGTTCTTCAAGAACATGTCGCAGCGCGCCGCCGAGATGATGCGCGAAGACCTCGAATCGAAAGGGCCGGTGCGCCTGTCGGAAGTCGAGGCCCAGCAGAAAGAAATCCTGCAGATCGTCCGCCGCCTGGCCGACGAAGGCCAGATCATCCTCGGTGCAAAGGGCGAGGATGCGTATGTCTAA
- the fliF gene encoding flagellar basal-body MS-ring/collar protein FliF, producing MAVAGDGALAPASTGMAGFAQSAAGRNIILMVGAAVAVAVMAGVWMWSQQPDYRVLFSNFSDRDGGAIVASLQQMNIPYKYAEGGGAILVPATQVHDARLKLASQGLPKGGNVGFELMENQKLGVSQFHEQVNFQRALEGELARSIQAIAQVAAARVHLALPKASVFLRDQQKPTASVLINLHPGRSLDQQQVNAVVHLVASSVPELPPKNVSVIDQNGNLLSQNDKPRDTNGLDPSQLKYVQELQQSIVKRIESIITPIVGADNVRAEATADVDFSHTEQAAEIYKPNQEPNSGTVRSQQSSEALNGAQGGPGGVPGALSNQPPAPATAPLTVPASGAAGTTGANIAPGASVQKDVTVNYEVDKTVRYVQQPMGGVKRLSVAVVVNYKREVAKDGKVTMKPLSEAEKTQIADLVKEAMGFNRDRGDTLNVVNSPFAGMDKEKIEPLPIWKQPDTMLQLAKDVGRYLLGIVLLLLLYFKILKPIWARIDASLQPPPPPALEQSVEVDDDIVEIQPRGYEHNLNRAKQLARDDPKLVANVVKSWVGTNE from the coding sequence ATGGCAGTAGCAGGCGACGGCGCCCTGGCTCCCGCATCCACCGGCATGGCAGGATTCGCGCAATCGGCGGCGGGACGCAACATTATCCTGATGGTCGGCGCTGCAGTCGCAGTAGCTGTCATGGCAGGCGTCTGGATGTGGAGCCAGCAACCGGATTACCGGGTACTGTTTTCCAATTTCTCGGACCGCGACGGTGGCGCCATCGTCGCGTCCCTGCAGCAGATGAACATCCCCTACAAGTATGCCGAAGGCGGCGGCGCCATCCTGGTGCCCGCAACGCAGGTGCATGACGCCCGCCTGAAGCTGGCATCGCAAGGCTTGCCCAAGGGCGGCAACGTCGGTTTCGAGCTGATGGAAAACCAAAAACTGGGCGTGTCGCAATTCCATGAACAGGTCAATTTCCAGCGCGCCCTGGAAGGCGAACTGGCACGCTCGATCCAGGCCATCGCCCAGGTCGCCGCTGCGCGCGTGCACCTGGCCCTGCCAAAGGCTTCCGTGTTCCTGCGCGACCAGCAGAAGCCGACGGCCTCGGTGCTGATCAACCTGCATCCCGGCCGCAGCCTCGACCAGCAGCAAGTCAACGCCGTGGTCCACCTGGTTGCCAGCAGCGTGCCGGAATTACCGCCCAAGAACGTCAGCGTGATCGACCAGAACGGCAACCTGTTGTCGCAAAACGACAAGCCGCGTGATACCAACGGCCTCGATCCCAGCCAGCTGAAATATGTGCAGGAACTCCAGCAAAGCATTGTCAAGCGCATCGAATCGATCATCACGCCAATCGTCGGCGCCGACAATGTGCGCGCCGAAGCCACCGCGGACGTCGATTTCAGCCATACCGAACAGGCAGCCGAGATCTACAAGCCCAACCAGGAGCCCAACAGCGGCACGGTGCGCAGCCAGCAATCCAGCGAAGCGCTCAACGGCGCCCAGGGCGGCCCCGGTGGCGTCCCCGGTGCGCTGTCGAACCAGCCGCCGGCACCGGCCACTGCCCCCCTCACCGTCCCGGCCTCAGGTGCTGCCGGCACAACCGGCGCGAATATCGCCCCGGGCGCCAGCGTGCAAAAGGATGTCACCGTCAATTACGAAGTCGACAAGACGGTGCGCTACGTGCAACAGCCCATGGGCGGCGTCAAGCGGCTTTCCGTCGCGGTGGTGGTGAACTACAAGCGCGAAGTGGCCAAGGATGGCAAGGTGACGATGAAGCCGCTGTCCGAGGCGGAAAAAACCCAGATCGCCGACCTGGTCAAGGAAGCGATGGGTTTCAACCGCGACCGCGGCGACACGCTGAACGTCGTCAATAGTCCGTTCGCCGGCATGGACAAGGAAAAGATCGAACCGCTGCCGATCTGGAAACAGCCGGACACGATGCTGCAACTGGCCAAGGATGTGGGCCGGTATTTGCTCGGAATCGTCCTGCTCCTGCTGCTGTATTTTAAGATCCTCAAGCCAATCTGGGCGCGCATCGACGCCAGCCTGCAGCCTCCTCCGCCGCCGGCCCTTGAGCAGTCGGTCGAGGTTGACGATGACATCGTTGAGATCCAGCCGCGCGGCTATGAGCATAACCTGAACCGCGCCAAGCAACTGGCGCGCGACGATCCGAAGCTGGTCGCAAACGTAGTCAAGTCCTGGGTGGGAACAAATGAGTGA
- the fliE gene encoding flagellar hook-basal body complex protein FliE — protein MKTQMIDTGRIEAMMAQLKAAASRPQGAQVPQGINGAAAAGATASTKKVDFGDALKASLDQVNQSQQKAEQLGQAFMTGDDKVSLSDVMISMQKANINFQATVQVRNKLVSAYQDIMNMQV, from the coding sequence ATGAAAACCCAGATGATCGACACCGGCCGCATTGAAGCCATGATGGCCCAGCTGAAGGCGGCTGCCAGCCGGCCCCAGGGTGCCCAAGTCCCCCAGGGCATCAATGGCGCGGCCGCCGCCGGCGCCACCGCCTCGACCAAGAAGGTCGACTTCGGCGATGCCCTCAAGGCCTCGCTCGACCAGGTCAACCAGTCCCAGCAAAAAGCCGAACAGCTGGGACAAGCCTTCATGACCGGTGACGACAAGGTGAGTCTTTCTGATGTGATGATTTCGATGCAGAAGGCAAATATCAACTTCCAGGCCACGGTTCAGGTACGCAACAAGCTGGTTTCAGCTTATCAGGACATCATGAACATGCAGGTGTAA
- a CDS encoding flagellar brake protein — translation MRTIINPDNPREEELSPYQVHSRREIVTLLRSLEQQRQLITMLVNGSAEAVITSVLGVDEETNTLFIDCASNPTMNRRIAESNNISFETVLDRIRILFFSESVQECTYEGLPALSLAVPGSAIRLQRREYYRVPTPISNPVRCTVPLQHELGVETVTLTLQNVSGGGVALVDEKKALDTTFGTIYRDCRIHLPGNTVVVTALEVRNWQDINLPTGKSVRRIGCLFIELPPSMLSAIQRYITKLEREQNAKITGNLK, via the coding sequence ATGCGAACCATCATCAATCCGGACAACCCCAGGGAAGAGGAACTGAGTCCCTATCAGGTGCATTCGCGCCGGGAAATCGTCACCCTGCTGCGCTCGCTGGAACAGCAACGCCAGTTGATCACGATGCTGGTCAACGGCAGTGCGGAAGCCGTGATCACTTCGGTGCTGGGCGTCGATGAGGAAACCAATACCCTGTTCATCGATTGCGCCTCGAACCCGACGATGAACCGGCGCATCGCCGAAAGCAACAACATTTCATTCGAAACGGTCCTCGACCGGATCCGCATCCTGTTTTTTTCTGAAAGCGTGCAGGAATGTACGTATGAGGGCTTGCCGGCGCTTTCCCTGGCCGTTCCGGGCTCGGCAATCCGCTTGCAGCGGCGCGAATACTACCGCGTACCGACCCCGATCAGCAATCCGGTGCGCTGCACCGTCCCGCTTCAGCATGAACTGGGTGTCGAAACCGTCACTCTGACGCTACAAAACGTCAGCGGCGGCGGCGTGGCGCTGGTGGATGAGAAAAAAGCCCTGGATACGACTTTCGGCACCATTTATCGCGACTGCCGCATCCATTTACCGGGCAATACGGTCGTGGTGACTGCGCTCGAGGTGCGCAACTGGCAGGATATCAACCTGCCGACGGGGAAATCGGTGCGCCGCATTGGTTGCCTGTTCATTGAACTGCCCCCTTCCATGCTGTCAGCGATCCAGCGCTACATCACCAAGCTGGAACGCGAGCAAAACGCCAAGATCACCGGCAATCTGAAGTGA
- a CDS encoding EscU/YscU/HrcU family type III secretion system export apparatus switch protein, translating into MTSKPDPRPQNAVALAYLAGEPAPKVLAKGRGLIAEEIIRRARENGVFVHQSKELVALLMQVDLDSHIPPALYRAVAELLAWLYHLDSGQRRNDEV; encoded by the coding sequence ATGACGAGCAAACCTGATCCGCGGCCGCAGAACGCGGTTGCCCTGGCCTATCTCGCGGGAGAACCCGCCCCCAAGGTGCTGGCCAAGGGGCGCGGCTTGATCGCCGAGGAAATCATCCGGCGCGCCCGCGAAAACGGCGTATTCGTGCATCAATCGAAAGAATTGGTGGCCCTGCTGATGCAGGTGGATCTCGATAGCCACATCCCGCCCGCCCTGTACCGTGCCGTTGCAGAACTGCTGGCGTGGCTTTATCATCTTGACTCTGGGCAACGTCGCAATGACGAGGTATGA
- a CDS encoding flagellar hook-length control protein FliK, giving the protein MLPRADLNATRPVAYVEAPIPVGGSGDARQEVFHRLNQINLGQQVQAKVLERQPDGSFMVRLADTTARMSLPEGTKTGDTLAMTLLARQPRPTFILGQDAAANGGARTTLSSAGRLIDQLLQSSQQNGTSTAALGSTPVLPGPGANPALLASALQNTLSASGLFYESHLAEWAEGTRPLAALQQEPQAQATESLARQATNNMPDAALLRHLAQRWTDSGRPIAELAQELEARAGNAGALLGLLGEADSMAPQTAQTAQILNAQLNALETQRFMWQGELWPGQKMAWEVSRDAADGRHGQPEEQQENWQSTVKFELPQLGDVSATIHLSGERVSILVRTASPDSAALLRAHGGELALALDAAGSPLDALIVNDDEQT; this is encoded by the coding sequence ATGTTGCCGCGGGCCGACCTCAATGCCACGCGGCCCGTCGCCTATGTCGAGGCGCCCATCCCGGTGGGCGGCAGCGGCGATGCCCGCCAGGAGGTCTTTCACCGCCTGAACCAGATCAACCTTGGCCAGCAGGTCCAGGCCAAGGTACTGGAACGCCAGCCGGACGGCAGCTTCATGGTGCGCCTGGCCGACACCACGGCGCGCATGTCACTGCCGGAAGGCACCAAGACCGGCGACACGCTCGCCATGACGCTGCTGGCGCGCCAGCCCCGTCCAACCTTCATTCTGGGGCAGGATGCCGCTGCCAACGGCGGCGCCCGCACCACCCTGAGTTCAGCCGGCCGCCTGATCGACCAGCTGTTGCAATCCTCGCAGCAGAACGGCACGTCCACCGCGGCACTGGGCAGCACACCGGTATTGCCTGGCCCCGGCGCCAATCCGGCTTTGCTGGCCTCGGCGCTGCAAAATACGCTGAGCGCCAGCGGCCTGTTTTACGAATCGCACCTGGCCGAGTGGGCAGAGGGCACGCGCCCCCTCGCCGCCTTGCAGCAGGAGCCTCAGGCGCAAGCGACAGAAAGCCTGGCACGCCAGGCGACAAACAACATGCCAGACGCCGCGCTGTTACGCCATCTGGCCCAGCGCTGGACTGACAGCGGACGTCCCATCGCCGAACTGGCGCAGGAACTGGAAGCCCGCGCAGGCAATGCCGGCGCGCTGCTGGGCTTGTTGGGCGAAGCCGACAGCATGGCGCCGCAGACGGCGCAAACCGCGCAAATCCTCAACGCCCAGCTCAATGCGCTGGAAACCCAGCGCTTCATGTGGCAAGGCGAGCTGTGGCCAGGCCAGAAAATGGCATGGGAAGTCAGTCGCGACGCTGCCGATGGCCGACACGGGCAGCCAGAGGAGCAACAGGAGAACTGGCAAAGCACGGTGAAATTCGAATTGCCGCAACTGGGAGATGTTTCCGCGACCATCCATTTGAGCGGCGAACGCGTGAGTATTCTGGTGCGTACCGCCTCGCCGGATAGCGCGGCGCTGTTGCGTGCGCACGGCGGCGAACTGGCACTGGCGCTGGATGCCGCCGGATCGCCCCTGGATGCCTTGATTGTCAACGATGACGAGCAAACCTGA
- a CDS encoding flagellar protein FliT: MLNTQEVISLYETVAVITDQMLAAARNGDWDELVALESRCASHVETLKAGEPPVPLTGANRERKVKIIKKILADDREIRNLTEPWMAQLSQLINSTGNERKLSQAYGASHSG, encoded by the coding sequence ATGCTCAACACCCAAGAAGTCATATCGCTGTACGAAACCGTTGCCGTCATTACCGACCAGATGCTGGCCGCTGCGCGCAACGGCGACTGGGATGAGTTGGTGGCCCTCGAGTCGCGTTGCGCAAGCCATGTTGAAACGCTCAAGGCTGGCGAGCCGCCAGTCCCCCTGACCGGCGCCAATCGCGAACGCAAGGTCAAGATCATCAAGAAAATCCTTGCCGATGACCGCGAGATCCGTAATCTGACCGAACCCTGGATGGCCCAACTGTCCCAGCTCATCAACAGCACTGGCAACGAACGCAAGCTTTCGCAAGCCTACGGCGCCAGCCATTCGGGCTAA
- the fliS gene encoding flagellar export chaperone FliS produces MFGSSPKGANAYAQVGVETGVVAANPHQLIVMLFDGAITAVKNAVDYMQAGNIEAKGNAISKAIMIIDSGLRASLNKEVGGQIAENLDSLYEYMSRRLLTANLRNDLGMLQEVLLRLQDLKGAWSEIGANGQPAQQQAPQQAAQAPAGYDALAPRSTTFASA; encoded by the coding sequence ATGTTTGGATCCAGCCCCAAGGGCGCCAACGCTTACGCCCAGGTCGGCGTCGAAACAGGCGTGGTTGCCGCCAACCCGCACCAGTTGATCGTGATGCTGTTCGACGGCGCGATCACGGCAGTCAAGAACGCAGTCGACTACATGCAAGCTGGTAATATCGAGGCCAAGGGCAATGCCATTTCCAAGGCAATCATGATCATCGACAGCGGCTTGCGCGCCAGCCTGAACAAGGAAGTCGGCGGACAAATTGCCGAGAACCTGGATTCCCTGTATGAATACATGAGCCGCCGCCTGCTGACTGCCAACCTGCGCAATGACCTGGGCATGTTGCAGGAAGTTTTGCTGCGTCTGCAGGATCTCAAGGGTGCATGGAGTGAAATCGGCGCCAACGGCCAGCCAGCGCAGCAACAAGCGCCGCAGCAGGCAGCGCAAGCCCCGGCAGGCTACGATGCTCTGGCGCCACGTTCAACCACTTTTGCGAGTGCCTGA